From Paucibacter aquatile, the proteins below share one genomic window:
- a CDS encoding alpha-2-macroglobulin family protein, which yields MSVSPSAEVAEFHQLRVSFSEPVVPAGDPRLPAPVSLSCGGKALKLDEGRWNNAREWVWRAGSPGSVVGPEQSCEVHVLDSFKAVGGALSGPQTVSFRTGPVRLQQVQPWPGSEIEEDQHFLLRFNGAISETQLRQRAWCEVEGLGERIPVQAVQGEALAAVLKSRGRSQAAARLPGSHWLLHCQRPLPQATKMRLLWSNSDAGPQAAAKRRADETHAYQVRRPFTAEFSCERERANVPCMPVRPMRVLFSAPVSREQALQLTLKSASGQLLKPLKPKGEESAELSMLEFPFPLAENAAFSLQMPAGLKDMTGRPLANAASFPLQVATGASPPLAKFAAAPFGVIEREPGGKEPALLPITMRHVQSDWGGGGAAQAPGEIRVKRLSSPAEVLAWYARVSRYHESQLSAREAGLPEGQWYETLQETDGRGQPVARKQMRHIASRELALLDKDPQAQTLKLPPPPTPPQGAEPRPFEVIGLPLNEPGYHVVELRSPRLGQALLDKTAPMFVRTGVLVTNLGVHFKWSRENSLVWVTRLDRGQPVEGAEVVVHDCAGKPLWSGRTDAQGRALVQQALQPPGWDDKRCVAERGFFVTAQKADAAGAAPDMAFVFSNWNRGIEPWRFNLPTIYGAGSPEVRVHTVLDRSLLRAGETVSMKHFFRLETRQGLKLAGPEQLPTKLKLTHLGSGSEVELPISWPSPRSASSQWVIPAGAKLGSYSIELLRESRGAGDGEARSWMAGSFHVEEFRVPLISATLSAPKAVQVAPKELRLGAQLNYQAGGPMAQAPLRFSALLRPRSLHFAGYEEFSFEPPRGLGEAERFQDEGEGEEGASPARDTRLVLDKQPAVTDRQGAAEAVIKNLPALSRPSELLAELSYSDPNGEVRSVNQTVALWPSKLVLGLRTRSWSNNRGSLAFSALALDTAGKPVAGQRLEVKAQLRQTLSSRKRMVGGFYAYDNRTELKDLGTVCSGSSDAQGLLACEAKLEVSGEVELVLSAKDSEGRPSQAAASAWMSQEGELWFAQDNDDRIDVLAEKKRYVPGETARFQVRMPFREATALVAIEREGVIDTRVVKLTGRDPSFELKIERAWAPNVYVSVLALRGRIQHVPWYSFFSWGWRAPRDWWAAWRESRNMPAPTAMVDLAKPSYKLGVAAVQVGLAEHQLQVKVSPERSQYGVRETVRTRVQVTQDGRPVPGAELAFAAVDEGLLALRGNSSWELLPAMIQQRSWGVDTATAQSEIIGRRHYGRKAVAAGGGGGRAPTRELFDTLLLWRSTVKLDARGEALIEVPLNDSLTSFRLVAVADAGSHQFGTGQATVRVTQDLQVLSGLPPLVREGDEFQANLTLRNSSARVMNLRAELQVQPQVAAGAAALPVTTLPAQTLKLAAGEARELSWSFKVPEGSSGLQWQATASEQGSASGGQAPARDQLRVSQRVLPAVPVQVWQASLSQLDGRLSLPVAPPAGAWPETGAKRGGVNLVLQRRLGGDLPGPRRFFETYPYSCLEQQTSKALGLHDAALWQSVLAAMPSYLDSDGLAHYFPPRPDEASRGSERLTAYLLAASHEAGRDIPPALREKLLQGLTAYIDGRISRSSWSPRGAEIDADVRRLAVLEALSRYGRATPAGLSTVNAKALASWPTAAVIDWLNIHKRMAQAPQRAQRLAEAQALLRSRVLYQGTVLRFSTEESDAWWWLMDNADANASRLMLAVLDEAGWAEELPRLLQGSLGRQTRGAWSSTTANLWGVLALDKFAARFESVKPGGKTEATLSPAPLQALDWSRQPEGGSLLLPWNSGNLNVEHKGAGKPWLTVQSLAAVPLKQAASAGYRLQRTVQAVEQKVAGRWSRGDVLRVRLELEAGSDMAWVVLADPLPGGAAVLGAERVAELSRNAKPGDEARVPPTFEERSHEAWRAYFERLPRGKHVLEYTVRLNNVGRFQMPGTRVEAMYAPENFAELPQASLEVAP from the coding sequence GTGAGCGTGTCTCCCAGCGCTGAGGTGGCTGAGTTTCATCAGCTGCGTGTCAGCTTTTCCGAGCCTGTGGTGCCCGCTGGCGATCCGCGCCTGCCTGCGCCGGTGAGTCTGAGTTGCGGCGGCAAAGCCCTGAAGCTGGACGAGGGTCGATGGAACAACGCGCGCGAGTGGGTCTGGCGTGCCGGCAGCCCAGGCTCAGTCGTGGGGCCGGAACAAAGCTGCGAGGTGCACGTGCTGGACAGCTTCAAGGCCGTGGGCGGCGCGCTCAGCGGACCGCAGACCGTCAGCTTTCGCACCGGCCCGGTTCGTTTGCAGCAGGTGCAACCCTGGCCGGGCAGCGAGATCGAGGAAGACCAGCATTTCCTGCTCCGTTTCAACGGCGCCATCAGCGAAACCCAGCTGCGCCAGCGCGCCTGGTGCGAGGTGGAGGGCCTGGGCGAGCGCATCCCGGTGCAGGCGGTGCAGGGTGAGGCGCTGGCTGCCGTGCTCAAGTCGCGCGGTCGCAGCCAGGCGGCGGCACGGCTGCCTGGCAGCCATTGGCTGCTGCACTGCCAGCGGCCGCTGCCGCAGGCCACCAAGATGCGTCTGCTCTGGTCCAACAGCGACGCGGGGCCCCAGGCGGCCGCCAAGCGGCGCGCGGACGAAACCCATGCCTACCAGGTGCGGCGCCCCTTCACAGCGGAGTTCTCCTGCGAGCGCGAACGTGCCAATGTGCCCTGCATGCCGGTGCGGCCGATGCGGGTGCTCTTCAGTGCGCCGGTGTCGCGTGAACAGGCTCTGCAGCTGACGCTGAAATCGGCCTCGGGCCAGCTGCTGAAACCGCTCAAGCCCAAGGGTGAGGAGTCGGCCGAGCTGTCGATGCTGGAGTTTCCCTTTCCGCTGGCCGAGAACGCGGCGTTCAGCCTGCAGATGCCGGCCGGACTCAAGGACATGACCGGCCGGCCTCTGGCCAATGCGGCCAGCTTTCCGCTGCAAGTGGCCACGGGCGCATCGCCGCCGCTGGCCAAGTTCGCAGCCGCACCGTTTGGTGTGATCGAGCGCGAGCCCGGGGGCAAAGAGCCGGCCCTGCTGCCCATCACCATGCGCCATGTGCAAAGCGATTGGGGCGGCGGCGGCGCTGCGCAGGCGCCCGGCGAGATTCGCGTCAAGCGATTGAGCAGCCCCGCCGAGGTGCTGGCCTGGTATGCGCGGGTCAGCCGTTATCACGAGAGCCAGCTCAGCGCGCGTGAGGCCGGCCTGCCCGAGGGGCAGTGGTACGAGACCTTGCAAGAGACCGATGGCCGCGGCCAGCCCGTGGCGCGCAAACAGATGCGCCACATCGCCAGCCGCGAGCTGGCCTTGCTGGACAAAGACCCGCAGGCGCAAACGCTCAAGCTGCCGCCGCCTCCGACCCCGCCGCAAGGCGCCGAGCCGCGGCCTTTTGAAGTCATCGGCCTGCCTCTGAATGAGCCGGGCTACCACGTGGTGGAACTGCGTTCGCCGCGCCTGGGCCAGGCCTTGCTGGACAAGACCGCGCCCATGTTTGTGCGCACCGGCGTGCTGGTCACCAACCTGGGCGTGCATTTCAAATGGTCGCGCGAGAACAGCCTGGTCTGGGTGACCCGCCTGGATCGCGGCCAGCCTGTCGAGGGGGCCGAGGTGGTGGTGCACGATTGTGCCGGCAAGCCACTCTGGAGCGGCCGCACCGATGCCCAGGGCCGCGCGCTGGTGCAGCAGGCGCTGCAGCCCCCGGGCTGGGACGACAAGCGTTGCGTGGCCGAGCGGGGCTTCTTCGTGACGGCTCAGAAAGCCGATGCGGCCGGTGCTGCCCCCGACATGGCCTTTGTCTTCAGCAACTGGAACCGCGGCATCGAGCCCTGGCGATTCAATCTGCCGACGATCTATGGCGCCGGCAGCCCCGAGGTGCGCGTTCACACGGTGCTGGACCGCAGCCTGCTGCGCGCCGGCGAGACCGTGTCCATGAAGCATTTCTTCCGCCTAGAGACCCGCCAGGGTCTGAAGCTGGCGGGGCCCGAGCAACTGCCCACCAAGCTCAAGCTGACCCATCTGGGCAGCGGCAGCGAAGTCGAGCTGCCGATCAGCTGGCCCAGCCCGCGCAGCGCCAGCTCGCAATGGGTGATACCCGCCGGCGCCAAGCTGGGCAGCTACAGCATCGAGCTGCTGCGCGAAAGTCGCGGCGCCGGCGACGGCGAAGCCCGCAGCTGGATGGCCGGCAGCTTCCATGTCGAAGAGTTCCGCGTGCCCCTGATCAGCGCCACCTTGAGCGCGCCCAAGGCGGTGCAGGTGGCGCCCAAGGAGCTGCGCCTGGGGGCACAGCTCAACTACCAGGCCGGCGGCCCCATGGCCCAGGCGCCGCTCAGGTTCAGCGCCTTGCTGCGCCCGCGCAGCCTGCACTTTGCCGGCTACGAGGAGTTCAGCTTCGAGCCGCCGCGCGGCCTCGGTGAGGCCGAGCGTTTCCAGGACGAAGGCGAGGGCGAGGAGGGCGCCAGCCCGGCGCGCGACACCCGCCTGGTGCTAGACAAGCAGCCCGCCGTCACCGACCGCCAGGGCGCAGCCGAGGCCGTCATCAAGAACCTGCCCGCCCTGAGCCGGCCCAGCGAACTGCTGGCCGAGCTCAGCTACAGCGACCCGAACGGCGAGGTGCGCAGCGTCAACCAGACCGTGGCGCTCTGGCCCTCCAAGCTGGTGCTGGGTCTGCGCACGCGCAGCTGGTCCAACAACCGCGGCAGCCTGGCCTTCAGCGCCCTGGCCCTGGACACGGCCGGCAAGCCGGTGGCCGGCCAGCGCCTGGAGGTCAAGGCGCAGCTGCGCCAGACCCTCAGCAGCCGCAAGCGCATGGTGGGCGGCTTCTATGCCTACGACAACCGCACCGAGCTCAAGGACCTGGGCACGGTCTGCAGCGGCAGCAGCGATGCCCAGGGCCTGCTGGCCTGCGAGGCCAAGCTCGAGGTCTCGGGCGAGGTGGAGCTGGTGCTCAGCGCCAAGGACAGCGAAGGCCGGCCCAGCCAGGCGGCAGCCAGCGCCTGGATGAGCCAGGAGGGTGAGCTCTGGTTTGCGCAGGACAACGACGACCGCATCGATGTGCTCGCCGAGAAAAAGCGTTATGTGCCGGGCGAGACCGCCCGTTTCCAGGTGCGCATGCCCTTCCGTGAAGCCACGGCCCTGGTGGCGATCGAGCGCGAGGGCGTGATCGACACCCGCGTCGTCAAGCTGACTGGCCGCGACCCCAGTTTTGAGCTCAAGATCGAGCGCGCCTGGGCGCCCAATGTCTACGTCAGCGTGCTGGCCCTGCGTGGGCGCATCCAGCATGTGCCCTGGTACTCTTTCTTCAGCTGGGGCTGGCGTGCGCCGCGCGACTGGTGGGCCGCCTGGCGCGAAAGCCGCAACATGCCCGCGCCCACGGCCATGGTGGACCTGGCCAAACCCTCCTACAAGCTCGGCGTGGCCGCCGTGCAGGTGGGCCTGGCCGAGCACCAGCTGCAAGTCAAGGTCAGCCCGGAGCGCAGCCAGTACGGTGTGCGCGAGACCGTACGCACCCGTGTGCAGGTGACGCAAGATGGCCGCCCGGTGCCCGGGGCCGAGCTGGCATTTGCCGCCGTGGACGAAGGCTTGCTGGCCCTGCGCGGCAACAGCAGCTGGGAGCTGCTGCCGGCCATGATCCAGCAGCGCAGCTGGGGCGTGGACACGGCCACGGCGCAGAGCGAAATCATCGGCCGGCGCCACTACGGCCGCAAGGCGGTGGCGGCCGGCGGCGGCGGGGGCCGCGCGCCCACCCGTGAGCTTTTCGACACGCTTTTGCTCTGGCGCAGCACGGTCAAGCTCGATGCGCGCGGCGAAGCGCTGATCGAGGTGCCGCTCAACGACTCGCTGACCAGCTTCCGCCTGGTCGCCGTGGCCGATGCCGGCAGCCACCAGTTCGGCACGGGCCAGGCCACGGTGAGGGTGACGCAGGACCTGCAAGTGCTGTCCGGCTTGCCGCCGCTGGTGCGCGAGGGCGATGAATTCCAGGCCAATCTGACCCTGCGCAACAGCAGTGCGCGGGTCATGAATCTGCGCGCTGAGCTGCAGGTGCAGCCGCAGGTGGCGGCCGGTGCGGCCGCGCTGCCCGTGACGACGCTGCCCGCCCAGACCTTGAAGCTGGCCGCCGGTGAGGCCCGAGAGCTGAGCTGGAGTTTCAAGGTGCCCGAAGGCAGCTCCGGGCTGCAGTGGCAGGCCACGGCCAGCGAGCAGGGCAGCGCCAGTGGCGGCCAGGCCCCGGCGCGTGATCAGCTGCGGGTGAGCCAACGGGTCTTGCCTGCCGTGCCAGTGCAGGTCTGGCAAGCCAGCCTGAGCCAGCTCGATGGCCGCCTCAGCCTGCCCGTGGCGCCGCCGGCCGGTGCCTGGCCGGAAACAGGCGCCAAGCGCGGTGGCGTCAACCTGGTGCTGCAGCGCCGCCTGGGCGGCGATCTGCCGGGGCCGCGGCGCTTCTTCGAGACCTATCCCTACAGCTGCCTGGAGCAGCAAACCTCCAAGGCCCTGGGCCTGCACGATGCGGCGTTGTGGCAGTCGGTGCTGGCGGCCATGCCGTCCTATCTGGACAGCGACGGCCTGGCGCATTACTTCCCGCCGCGGCCGGATGAAGCCTCGCGTGGCAGCGAGCGCCTGACGGCCTATTTGCTGGCCGCTTCGCATGAGGCCGGGCGCGACATCCCGCCGGCCCTGCGCGAGAAGTTGCTGCAAGGCCTGACGGCCTATATCGACGGACGCATCAGCCGCAGCAGCTGGTCACCGCGCGGCGCCGAGATCGATGCCGATGTGCGCCGCCTGGCGGTGCTGGAGGCCTTGTCGCGCTACGGTCGGGCCACGCCGGCGGGGCTCAGCACCGTCAATGCCAAGGCTTTGGCGTCCTGGCCGACAGCCGCCGTGATCGACTGGCTCAATATCCACAAGCGCATGGCGCAGGCGCCGCAGCGTGCCCAGCGCCTGGCCGAGGCCCAGGCCTTGCTGCGCAGCCGCGTTTTGTATCAGGGCACGGTGCTGCGATTCAGCACCGAGGAGAGCGATGCCTGGTGGTGGCTGATGGACAACGCCGATGCCAACGCCTCGCGCCTGATGCTGGCCGTGCTGGACGAAGCCGGCTGGGCCGAGGAGCTGCCGCGCCTGCTGCAAGGCAGCCTGGGCCGTCAGACGCGCGGGGCCTGGAGCAGCACCACGGCCAATCTCTGGGGCGTGCTGGCGCTGGACAAGTTCGCGGCGCGTTTCGAAAGCGTCAAGCCCGGTGGCAAGACCGAGGCGACGCTGAGCCCGGCGCCGCTGCAAGCGCTGGACTGGTCGCGCCAGCCCGAGGGCGGCAGCCTGCTGCTGCCCTGGAACAGCGGCAATCTGAACGTGGAGCACAAGGGCGCGGGCAAGCCCTGGCTGACCGTGCAGTCGCTGGCGGCCGTGCCGCTCAAGCAGGCGGCCAGCGCGGGCTACCGCCTGCAACGCACGGTGCAGGCTGTGGAGCAGAAGGTGGCCGGGCGCTGGAGCCGGGGCGATGTGCTGCGCGTGCGCCTGGAGCTGGAGGCGGGCAGCGATATGGCCTGGGTGGTGCTGGCCGATCCGCTGCCCGGCGGCGCAGCCGTGCTGGGCGCCGAACGGGTGGCCGAGCTCAGCCGCAATGCCAAGCCGGGTGATGAAGCGCGCGTGCCGCCCACGTTTGAGGAGCGCAGCCACGAGGCCTGGCGCGCCTATTTCGAGCGCCTGCCGCGCGGCAAGCATGTGCTGGAGTACACCGTGCGCCTGAACAACGTCGGCCGGTTCCAGATGCCGGGCACCCGGGTCGAGGCCATGTACGCGCCCGAAAACTTCGCCGAGCTGCCCCAGGCCTCGCTGGAGGTGGCGCCTTGA
- the pbpC gene encoding penicillin-binding protein 1C, which produces MRGCVRGAWLLAGLLLAASAPALAQPSFQEIKAAHRVSDLTLLDRRGEPLQTLRLDPQRRVLDWLPLSQLSPALLQAILLGEDRRFYEHSGVDWSAVASSAWANLWNQRTRGASTVTMQLAGLIDAGLARPAGGRSAGQKLGQVWLASQLERRWSKAQILEAYLNSVPFRGELVGIHALSQVLFGKHPSGLTAVEGALAAALLRAPNAGVAAWSQRACGLLKLQGLGCEAVAGQAEAALLRPAGMPLGEQLAPHFARQVLRAEGPAQQRSSLDAGLQRQAARLLKNQLAELGGRNVEDGAVLVLDNASGQVRAWVGSSGAFSAAAQVDGVLARRQPGSTLKPFIYQLALERRLITAASLLEDSPAQINTPAGLYIPQNYDRQFKGFVSARSALGSSLNVPAVRLMAMLGSDAVFERLNQLGLQLSETAGFYGLSLALGSADVTLLNLANAYRSLANGGVLGPVQMQAQVQAQAQSQSPAAQTGRRRVAEAGASFIVADMLADNNARAISFGLDSPLALASFAAVKTGTSKDMRDNWCLGFSDRYTVGVWVGNASGAPMHGVSGISGAAPVWAGLMRYLHQGRPSRAPAAPASVLPLTVQFDGVPEPARREWFVRGTEQVRWGAGSQLHASAEVQGIRSPVDGSVFALDPDMPPQAQKIRFEGQSGQWELDGRILGRGRQLNWAPWPGRHQLRLLDARGRELQRLSFEVRGAQLKPGAPGSPVSPARARPAPSPAGLR; this is translated from the coding sequence TTGAGGGGATGCGTTCGCGGGGCATGGCTGCTGGCCGGCCTGCTGCTCGCCGCGAGCGCGCCGGCCCTGGCGCAGCCCAGCTTTCAGGAGATCAAGGCCGCACATCGGGTGTCGGATCTCACCCTGCTGGACCGGCGCGGCGAGCCGCTGCAGACCCTGCGCCTGGACCCGCAGCGGCGCGTGCTCGACTGGCTGCCATTGAGCCAACTCTCGCCGGCCTTGCTGCAGGCGATCTTGCTGGGCGAGGATCGGCGCTTTTACGAGCACAGCGGTGTGGACTGGAGTGCCGTGGCCAGCAGCGCCTGGGCCAATCTCTGGAACCAGCGCACACGCGGCGCGTCTACCGTGACCATGCAGCTGGCCGGCTTGATCGACGCCGGCCTGGCCCGCCCGGCGGGCGGCCGCAGCGCCGGCCAGAAGCTGGGCCAGGTCTGGCTGGCGAGTCAGCTGGAGCGGCGCTGGAGCAAGGCGCAGATCCTGGAGGCCTACCTCAACAGCGTGCCCTTCCGGGGCGAGCTGGTCGGCATCCACGCGCTGTCCCAGGTGCTGTTCGGCAAACACCCCTCGGGCCTGACGGCGGTCGAGGGCGCCCTGGCCGCCGCCCTGCTGCGCGCGCCCAATGCCGGCGTGGCGGCTTGGAGCCAGCGCGCCTGCGGCCTGCTCAAGCTGCAGGGCCTGGGCTGCGAAGCCGTGGCGGGCCAGGCCGAGGCGGCCTTGCTGCGCCCGGCCGGCATGCCGCTGGGTGAACAGCTGGCGCCCCATTTCGCCCGCCAGGTCTTGCGAGCGGAGGGGCCGGCCCAGCAGCGCAGCAGCCTGGATGCGGGCTTGCAGCGCCAGGCGGCCCGCCTGCTCAAGAACCAGCTGGCCGAGCTGGGCGGGCGCAATGTGGAGGACGGCGCCGTGCTCGTGCTGGACAACGCCAGCGGCCAGGTGCGCGCCTGGGTGGGCAGCAGCGGCGCCTTCTCGGCCGCGGCCCAGGTGGACGGCGTGCTGGCGCGGCGCCAGCCGGGCTCCACGCTCAAGCCCTTCATCTACCAGCTGGCGCTGGAGCGGCGCCTGATCACGGCGGCCAGCCTGCTGGAGGATTCCCCGGCGCAGATCAACACCCCGGCGGGCCTCTACATCCCGCAGAACTACGACCGGCAGTTCAAGGGCTTCGTCTCGGCGCGCAGCGCCCTGGGCAGCAGCCTCAATGTGCCGGCCGTGCGCTTGATGGCAATGCTGGGCAGCGATGCGGTGTTCGAGCGCCTGAACCAGCTCGGCCTGCAGCTCAGCGAGACGGCCGGCTTTTACGGCCTCTCGTTGGCCTTGGGCAGCGCCGATGTGACGCTGCTCAATCTGGCCAATGCCTACCGCAGCCTGGCCAATGGGGGCGTGCTGGGGCCGGTGCAGATGCAGGCCCAGGTTCAGGCTCAAGCGCAGTCACAGTCGCCGGCGGCGCAGACCGGCCGCCGCCGTGTGGCCGAGGCCGGCGCCAGCTTCATCGTGGCCGACATGCTGGCTGACAACAACGCGCGCGCCATCAGCTTCGGTCTCGACAGCCCGCTGGCCCTGGCCAGCTTCGCGGCGGTCAAGACCGGCACCAGCAAGGACATGCGCGACAACTGGTGCCTGGGTTTCAGCGATCGCTACACGGTCGGCGTGTGGGTCGGCAATGCCAGCGGTGCGCCCATGCACGGCGTCAGTGGCATCAGCGGGGCGGCGCCGGTCTGGGCCGGCTTGATGCGCTATTTGCACCAAGGGCGGCCCTCGCGCGCGCCGGCGGCGCCGGCCAGCGTGCTGCCGCTGACGGTTCAGTTCGACGGGGTGCCCGAGCCGGCGCGGCGCGAGTGGTTTGTGCGCGGCACCGAGCAGGTGCGCTGGGGCGCGGGCAGCCAGCTGCATGCTTCAGCTGAGGTGCAGGGCATTCGCAGCCCGGTGGATGGCAGTGTCTTCGCGCTCGACCCCGACATGCCGCCCCAGGCGCAAAAAATCCGTTTCGAAGGCCAGTCCGGTCAGTGGGAGCTGGACGGCAGGATCCTCGGCCGCGGGCGCCAGCTGAACTGGGCGCCCTGGCCCGGCCGCCATCAGCTGCGCCTGCTGGATGCGCGCGGGCGCGAGCTGCAGCGCCTCAGTTTCGAGGTGCGCGGCGCCCAGCTGAAGCCGGGCGCGCCGGGGTCGCCTGTGTCGCCCGCTCGCGCACGGCCTGCGCCTTCGCCGGCAGGCCTTCGCTGA
- the ydiK gene encoding AI-2E family transporter YdiK, whose translation MKPSSPQPSSPPPDAPRQDITRILLAVLAVALLIFASLWVLQPFLGASVWATMVVVATWPLMESLQARLWGRRGLATSVMVLGLLLLLFVPLSIALSTVVTHADQVMAWAPKLLDAQIPEPPAWLASLPVIGENLAAFWHKVAQEGLSSLLAMIKPYVGSSLKWTAAQAGNLGMIGLQFLLTVAIAAILYSEGESAVLHVRRFARRLAGEQGDAVITLAGQAIRGVALGIVVTALVQTALGGLGLWISGVPFAGLLCAVMLMACLAQIGPALVLAPAVAWLFWSGDNVWATVLLVWTLLVTTLDNFLRPWLIKKGADLPLLLIFAGVIGGLLAFGLVGLFIGPVVLAVTYTLLEAWVSEGLPAKAQAVRERATQATPARPASAGRRAPRN comes from the coding sequence ATGAAGCCTTCTTCGCCCCAGCCTTCCTCGCCCCCGCCCGACGCGCCGCGCCAGGACATCACTCGCATCTTGCTGGCCGTGCTGGCCGTGGCCTTGCTGATCTTTGCGTCCTTGTGGGTCTTGCAGCCCTTTCTGGGCGCCAGCGTCTGGGCGACCATGGTGGTGGTGGCCACCTGGCCGCTGATGGAGAGCTTGCAGGCCCGGCTCTGGGGCCGGCGCGGCCTGGCCACCAGCGTCATGGTGCTGGGCCTGCTGCTGCTGCTGTTTGTGCCCTTGTCGATTGCGCTGTCCACCGTCGTGACCCATGCCGATCAGGTCATGGCCTGGGCGCCCAAGCTGCTGGATGCGCAAATCCCCGAACCGCCGGCCTGGTTGGCCAGCCTGCCGGTGATCGGCGAGAACCTGGCAGCCTTCTGGCACAAGGTGGCGCAGGAGGGCTTGAGCTCGCTGCTGGCCATGATCAAGCCCTATGTGGGCAGCAGCCTCAAATGGACGGCCGCCCAGGCCGGCAATCTGGGCATGATCGGACTGCAATTCCTTCTCACCGTGGCCATCGCGGCCATCCTCTACAGCGAGGGCGAGAGCGCTGTGCTCCATGTGCGCCGCTTCGCCCGCCGCCTGGCCGGCGAGCAAGGCGACGCCGTCATCACCCTGGCCGGCCAAGCCATCCGCGGCGTGGCCCTGGGCATTGTGGTCACCGCCCTGGTGCAGACCGCGCTCGGTGGCCTGGGCCTGTGGATCAGCGGCGTGCCCTTCGCCGGTCTGCTGTGCGCCGTGATGCTGATGGCCTGCCTGGCCCAGATCGGCCCGGCCCTGGTGCTGGCGCCGGCTGTGGCCTGGTTATTCTGGAGCGGCGACAACGTCTGGGCCACAGTGCTGCTGGTCTGGACTCTGTTGGTGACCACGCTGGACAACTTCCTGCGCCCCTGGCTGATCAAGAAAGGCGCCGACCTGCCCCTGCTGCTGATCTTCGCCGGAGTGATCGGCGGCCTCCTGGCCTTCGGCCTGGTGGGCCTGTTCATCGGCCCGGTGGTGCTGGCCGTGACCTACACCTTGCTGGAAGCCTGGGTCAGCGAAGGCCTGCCGGCGAAGGCGCAGGCCGTGCGCGAGCGGGCGACACAGGCGACCCCGGCGCGCCCGGCTTCAGCTGGGCGCCGCGCACCTCGAAACTGA
- a CDS encoding trypsin-like serine peptidase, with the protein MEEHLELSREFPAPSLQEAVLKLKSRKASARLPAGLSEKLLSQAPAMIEVDGRSYPRGTEAVEIKSLSKSAALSDKGIEAGTEAFIPEHVDVEFTARLEPASLRRPKFIERLDYLPEPQAGAKTIFGADGRRVFYSNAYPWRCNGRVESPLGNGSGVMVGPRHLLTCSHVIDWRPNNTTGWLKFTPMYYNGSAPYGTAYGVRTYFKVKVTPPTIDSNEAKFDYVVVVLDRNVGNATGWLGTKSYSDSWDGGAYWTHVGYPGDLTGGQRPIWQDGIALDGDFWSPDSHESMSHRGDVWPGQSGGAFWGYWDGQPYAVAVQSAHNASNNFASGGSDLVDLVIRARNEHP; encoded by the coding sequence ATGGAAGAACATCTGGAACTGAGCCGCGAGTTTCCCGCCCCGAGCCTGCAAGAAGCGGTGCTCAAGCTCAAGTCACGCAAAGCCAGCGCCCGCCTGCCGGCCGGCCTCAGCGAAAAATTGCTGAGCCAGGCCCCAGCCATGATCGAAGTCGATGGGCGCAGCTATCCGCGCGGCACCGAAGCCGTGGAGATCAAGTCCCTGAGCAAGAGCGCCGCGCTCAGCGACAAGGGCATTGAAGCCGGCACCGAAGCCTTCATTCCCGAGCATGTCGATGTCGAGTTCACGGCCCGCCTGGAGCCGGCCAGCCTGCGTCGGCCCAAGTTCATCGAACGTCTGGACTACCTGCCCGAGCCGCAAGCCGGGGCGAAGACCATCTTTGGGGCGGACGGCCGGCGCGTGTTCTACAGCAACGCCTACCCCTGGCGCTGCAACGGACGGGTGGAGAGCCCGCTGGGCAATGGCAGCGGCGTGATGGTGGGCCCACGCCACCTGTTGACCTGTTCGCATGTGATTGACTGGCGGCCCAACAACACCACGGGCTGGCTCAAATTCACGCCCATGTACTACAACGGCAGCGCCCCCTACGGCACGGCCTACGGCGTGCGCACCTACTTCAAGGTCAAGGTGACGCCGCCCACCATCGACAGCAACGAGGCGAAGTTCGACTATGTCGTGGTGGTGCTGGATCGCAATGTCGGCAATGCCACCGGCTGGCTGGGCACCAAGTCCTACAGCGACAGCTGGGACGGCGGCGCTTACTGGACCCATGTCGGCTATCCCGGCGACCTGACGGGCGGCCAGCGCCCGATCTGGCAGGACGGCATCGCCCTGGACGGTGATTTCTGGAGCCCGGATTCACATGAAAGCATGAGCCATCGTGGCGATGTCTGGCCCGGCCAAAGCGGCGGCGCTTTCTGGGGCTACTGGGACGGCCAGCCCTATGCCGTCGCCGTGCAGAGCGCGCACAACGCCAGCAACAACTTCGCCAGCGGCGGCTCGGACCTGGTGGACCTGGTGATCCGCGCGCGCAATGAGCACCCCTGA
- the ybaK gene encoding Cys-tRNA(Pro) deacylase codes for MSKKTAHVSETPATQFLRQRQIAFSEHVYDYVEHGGTAESSRQLGVPEHQVVKTLVMQDERAQPLIVLMHGDQKVSLKELARQIPCKKVEPCKPEVAQRHSGYLVGGTSPFGTRKTMPVYVEASILALERICINGGRRGYLVGLDPRVLPELLQARAVQCASAE; via the coding sequence ATGTCCAAGAAAACAGCCCATGTCAGCGAGACCCCGGCCACGCAGTTCCTGCGTCAGCGCCAGATCGCCTTCAGCGAACATGTCTACGACTATGTCGAGCATGGCGGTACCGCTGAAAGTTCGCGTCAGCTCGGTGTGCCCGAGCACCAGGTCGTCAAGACCCTGGTGATGCAGGACGAACGCGCCCAGCCCTTGATCGTGCTGATGCATGGCGACCAGAAGGTCAGCCTGAAAGAGCTGGCACGCCAGATCCCCTGCAAAAAGGTCGAGCCCTGCAAGCCCGAGGTGGCGCAGCGTCACAGCGGCTATCTGGTCGGCGGCACCTCGCCTTTTGGCACGCGCAAGACCATGCCGGTGTACGTCGAGGCCAGCATCCTTGCGCTGGAGCGCATCTGCATCAATGGCGGGCGGCGTGGCTACCTGGTGGGTTTGGACCCGCGGGTTCTGCCGGAGCTGCTGCAGGCGCGGGCGGTGCAGTGCGCCAGTGCAGAATAG